The Desulfovibrio sp. G11 region GACTTTGAATGTCTTGTAGTTGACGATGGCTCAGACGACAATTCTATTGAAATCATCGAACAATACACCAGAATCGATAAACGAGTACGATCTGTGTTGAAAAAAAACGGCGGCCAAACCAGCGCCTTTTCCGCTGGCTTTGCTCGTGCCAGCGGTGAAATTGTCGCGTTTTTAGACAGTGACGACTTCTGGTATCCGCAAAAGCTGGAACACATTGTTGCAGCCCACAGATCCAACCGGATTGTGCAACACTATCTTGCACCCAATGGACAAGGTATTTACCGCAAAATCCGTGAAGATCTGAACAGACGCGACGCCTTGCTCACCTACGGATATATGTACAATCACAGCCCTTGCTCCGCCTTATCCTTTACCAAGGAATGCATTGCCCCCTTTTTCCCTCTACAACAGCCGGAAAGAATGAGAGGTTATAGTGACGGATGCTTGCTTATGCTGGCCATGACCCGTGCCGAAGTCTGCGTTTTGCCGGACGTGCTTGGTTATTACCGCATTCACGGCAAAAACATGCATGTGGACAAAACTGACAAGGGACCGAAAAGCCGCAAGATTTTCCAGGCCCAACGCGAATATGTCAATCTGCAGTTGCGACACCGAGGTTTTTCAGAAATTCCGTTCAGTGATACCGCTTATATCGCTTCCCGCCTGACACGCCACGCCTCAACCCTGCATAAAAAAAAACACCTCTTTGTCTACGGCACAGAGGCTGCAGGAAAAAGTGTCACAACAGTTTTGGTAGACATGGGGCTTTCTGTCTTTGCCTATGTGGACTCAGATGCTGCCAAATGGGGACAAGACTTTTCAGGCAAGGCGGTACTCAGTCCCAACCAGCTTGGCGAATTTACAGATGTGGATATGGTGGTGATCATCGCCAGCAGCGCGGTGCAACCCATTACAGAAACTCTGTACACGTTGGGCATTGATGACGACCATATTCTTGTTCTAGACATCTAGAACAAAATCGGTCACATACTTAGCTCGCGCACCAAAAAACTGGAATTTTTAGCAGGAGGGTATGCTCCCCACTGTTCCTAATCTAAACAAAGAATGCCTTAGGAGCTCTACATGCAGTCAGAATTTAGCCTGTTTATAGAAGATCTGCAAAATATTTCTATTCAGCTGGGGGCGAGGGCGGAAAAATTTAGAAACACCTCTGTGTTCCTGACTGGCTGTACGGGATTTGTGGGGCGCTGGCTGATGGAAAGCCTGCTCTGGTGTAACCAGCAGGCAAAACTCCAGCTACGTGTGCAGGTCCTGACCAGAAGCAGACGCGCCTTTTTGACCGCCTTGCCGCACTTGAACGGGCGGTCTGACCTTGATGTGCTTGAGGGGGACATATTGACACTGCAGACCCTACCTGTGGCCGACTTTGACTATGCGGTGCTGGCGGTCAATCATCGCAATTCCTACACACCTGACTGGGCCGCGCATCACTGTGCCGTGCCCGTATTAGGCGCAGAAGAACTTTTTCGCATGGCTGGGACCTGCGGCTGTCACTCTGTGCTTGTACTTTCTTCCGGCGCGGTGTATGGCGTTCCGGCCCTGTGCCCGGATACCAGTGTTTTTCGGGAAGAAGCTCCTTCTCTGACAAAAAAACTGCAAGAGCCTACCCTGTACGGAGAAAGCAAGCGTTTTCTGGAACTATTCGCCGTGGCCTTAGGACAGAGGTATGGCATTCGCGTACCGGTAGCTCGATGTTTCACCTTTTGCGGTGCGCACCTTGAACTCAACGGCAGCAATGCGCTGGCGAGCTTTATGGCCGATCTCTTGTGCGGCAGGGATATTCAGGTGTACGGAGACGGTCGGCCCGTACGCTCCTATATGTATGGCAGCGATATGGCCGTTTGGTTGCTGACTGCGCTTACTGAGGGAGAGCACGGCGTGCCCTACAATATAGGCAGCCAGCATGCCGTAAGTATTCTGGAACTGGCTCAGATCTGCTCCCGACTGACATCGCCCTGCACGGGCGTAAACGTGCACGGAGGCAGCACACGAAGCAACGCTCCCACATGCTATGTGCCCGACACAACAAAAATACGCGCCGACCTGCAGGTGCAAGAATGGGTAACACTGGAAGAAGGCCTGAGGACCACACTACACTGGTTTTTGAGCAGAACCCACAACGTGTGCACGAGGCTGGCATGAAGTTACTGTACCTAAGCATCAAGCAGACAACGGCCCTAGCCCAAGGCCGACTGATAAGCGAGATGGAAGAGCTGATAGCCCAATACTTTCCCGGCAGCGTGCTGTACGGTCCTGGCTATCCAGGATACCACACCGCCGACGTGCCAGAAATCCTTGAAACCTACGGTGGTGAAAACAATTTTGATGCCATCTTTTGCGCTTTGCCCGAACGAGAGCTAGCAGGAGATCCCTTGGGGCTTCAACTCTCCCTCAAGTATGTCCTACCGTCCCATCTTTGGCATTTTCCTCTTAATCTTCACAAGACCAAGTTGCCCAAGATATTAGCCTGTGGGGATTTTTGGCATCTTAGCCCCCAGGACTGGAATAGGGTTCTTCTGAGTAATAATTTTTGCCTCTACATAAGTGCCTTTCTTTCTCCCTTTATTACTCCTGAAGCTATGCGCTACTATTTTCCGCCGACAGTCCAAGAAAAAGTCATCTTTATGCCCATCGGCAGTTATGCCTCGGAAAATATCTATATCCCTGGCCTGCCCAAGCAACACGATATCTTACTGGCAGGAGCGAATGTACCGGAATTCTACCCAGTACGCAGCCAGATGGCCCAAGCATTTCAGCAATCCGGCCTGTCCCTGTGCGTGCCGCATCATCCGGGCTACAGCCTGCTGAAAACTGTTTCTCCCCCCTCATCCTATGTGCAGGATTTGGCCCAAAGTCGTATTTCCGCCTTCTGCTCTTCACAGTTTCACTTCATGCCTTTGAAGCTGTTTGAAGCCATGGCCAGTTGCACCGTGGCCCTGTGTGACAACATCTGTGGAGTTGAACATCTGGGCATGGAGCCAGACAAACACTTTATCCTTGCGGATAGTAGCAATTGTGTAGAAAAGGCCCAACACTGGCTGGAACACCCAGATCTCTATAAAGAAACGACCGAAGCCGCATATGCGCTTTTTCGCTCACGCCATACCGTAAGCATCCGCATGCGTGAACTTGCGGAACAGATTCCGCCCATCCTGAATGGTGGCCATGCCCACGGGTGGATAGACCTGAGTCCCAACTTCCAGTTGGTGCGCGCCCTTTCACGCAGTGCCCCCCCGAGAAACGACCAGAAATCCCGCATCATCAAAAAAGACTGGTGGGACATGGCGACAGCGATACAAAAAGAAACATGGCACTACTGGTACCAGCTCTTCCCCTTACAGTACCCGGATGCCATCACCCTCGAAACCGTGCGCCTGCCCAACTACTGGAGCTTGCGCACTGCTGCCCTTGGACATCTGGAAGCCTTCAAGGCGCAACTGTTGCTGAACATTATCCAACAAAACAACCTTCACAGTTTTTTGGAAGTGGGTACGGGCATGGGATACTACAGTATCCTCTGGGCCGACTACCTTCGCAGAAACAACAAACGAGGAATTGTCTTTGCAGAGGACTCCCTGCCCGGAAGAGGATTGACCAAGGTTATGAGTCCGCAGTATCTGCAGATGGATGTTACTCGCGATCTCCTTTGGGCAGGGATCCCTGCGGCACGAGATATCCATTTTCTCTTGCGCCGAGATGGTTGGCATAGCCCACTAGCTCGTAAAAAGCTTGACCTGCTTTTCTTCAACACATCGCCTAACTTGCAAAAAGATTTCGAGAAACTCTCCAGCTCAGTCGGACCGCAGAGCATTCTGGCTGTCAACAGTTATGGTTCCGCCTATCCTAAAATTATGGACGCAGTAGAGTACATGGCCAAAGCACTTAACAAGGATATCCTCCAAATTGATTTTGGCCCCTACGATTCCGGCTTAGCCCTGCTGTTGTCCTCGCCAGCAATGGACAC contains the following coding sequences:
- a CDS encoding glycosyltransferase family 2 protein translates to MPHISVIIDNYNYASFLGQALDSVLAQSFSDFECLVVDDGSDDNSIEIIEQYTRIDKRVRSVLKKNGGQTSAFSAGFARASGEIVAFLDSDDFWYPQKLEHIVAAHRSNRIVQHYLAPNGQGIYRKIREDLNRRDALLTYGYMYNHSPCSALSFTKECIAPFFPLQQPERMRGYSDGCLLMLAMTRAEVCVLPDVLGYYRIHGKNMHVDKTDKGPKSRKIFQAQREYVNLQLRHRGFSEIPFSDTAYIASRLTRHASTLHKKKHLFVYGTEAAGKSVTTVLVDMGLSVFAYVDSDAAKWGQDFSGKAVLSPNQLGEFTDVDMVVIIASSAVQPITETLYTLGIDDDHILVLDI
- a CDS encoding NAD-dependent epimerase/dehydratase family protein, producing MQSEFSLFIEDLQNISIQLGARAEKFRNTSVFLTGCTGFVGRWLMESLLWCNQQAKLQLRVQVLTRSRRAFLTALPHLNGRSDLDVLEGDILTLQTLPVADFDYAVLAVNHRNSYTPDWAAHHCAVPVLGAEELFRMAGTCGCHSVLVLSSGAVYGVPALCPDTSVFREEAPSLTKKLQEPTLYGESKRFLELFAVALGQRYGIRVPVARCFTFCGAHLELNGSNALASFMADLLCGRDIQVYGDGRPVRSYMYGSDMAVWLLTALTEGEHGVPYNIGSQHAVSILELAQICSRLTSPCTGVNVHGGSTRSNAPTCYVPDTTKIRADLQVQEWVTLEEGLRTTLHWFLSRTHNVCTRLA
- a CDS encoding glycosyltransferase — protein: MKLLYLSIKQTTALAQGRLISEMEELIAQYFPGSVLYGPGYPGYHTADVPEILETYGGENNFDAIFCALPERELAGDPLGLQLSLKYVLPSHLWHFPLNLHKTKLPKILACGDFWHLSPQDWNRVLLSNNFCLYISAFLSPFITPEAMRYYFPPTVQEKVIFMPIGSYASENIYIPGLPKQHDILLAGANVPEFYPVRSQMAQAFQQSGLSLCVPHHPGYSLLKTVSPPSSYVQDLAQSRISAFCSSQFHFMPLKLFEAMASCTVALCDNICGVEHLGMEPDKHFILADSSNCVEKAQHWLEHPDLYKETTEAAYALFRSRHTVSIRMRELAEQIPPILNGGHAHGWIDLSPNFQLVRALSRSAPPRNDQKSRIIKKDWWDMATAIQKETWHYWYQLFPLQYPDAITLETVRLPNYWSLRTAALGHLEAFKAQLLLNIIQQNNLHSFLEVGTGMGYYSILWADYLRRNNKRGIVFAEDSLPGRGLTKVMSPQYLQMDVTRDLLWAGIPAARDIHFLLRRDGWHSPLARKKLDLLFFNTSPNLQKDFEKLSSSVGPQSILAVNSYGSAYPKIMDAVEYMAKALNKDILQIDFGPYDSGLALLLSSPAMDTIIKA